From one Shewanella sp. GD04112 genomic stretch:
- a CDS encoding outer membrane protein OmpK: MLNKSMVSALLSTIFISASAYADVTKTSVDLGYKFYSESTKDDNPGVFNQPFVKLNHLGIADWGTYFANIKLENPAELAENQKNQDGKTTLKSLMILENQLGESNFNFWTQNFISASETLVEDNLYLGLTHNTKFKSLSLNYGVGFNYTFGNFSPTSEKFNDLSGYALVVNAKYPFELLGAKHSLSLNYEAQIDRDKAHQELFSYESYGHQIITTLQTNLTDSIYTKLHLTHYDSWGAQYNDGIEYGVSVGYQF, from the coding sequence ATGTTGAATAAAAGTATGGTGTCCGCTTTATTAAGCACAATTTTCATTAGTGCTTCAGCCTATGCCGATGTTACTAAAACTAGTGTAGATCTGGGTTATAAGTTTTATTCCGAGAGTACAAAAGATGATAACCCAGGGGTATTTAATCAACCATTTGTTAAATTAAATCATTTAGGGATTGCGGATTGGGGGACCTATTTTGCGAATATAAAATTAGAAAACCCTGCAGAACTGGCCGAGAATCAGAAAAATCAGGATGGGAAAACAACACTTAAGTCATTAATGATACTAGAAAATCAGCTAGGTGAATCTAACTTCAATTTTTGGACGCAAAACTTTATATCAGCTAGTGAAACCTTAGTCGAAGACAATCTTTATCTAGGTTTAACACATAATACAAAATTCAAGTCTCTATCATTAAATTATGGTGTTGGCTTTAATTATACCTTTGGCAATTTCTCTCCTACATCAGAGAAGTTTAACGATTTATCCGGCTACGCACTTGTTGTAAATGCAAAATATCCATTTGAACTATTAGGGGCTAAACATAGCCTTAGTCTAAATTACGAGGCTCAGATTGATCGGGACAAGGCGCATCAGGAACTATTTTCTTATGAAAGTTATGGTCACCAAATTATAACTACGTTGCAGACGAATTTGACTGACTCAATATACACCAAACTGCATCTTACCCATTATGACAGTTGGGGAGCACAATATAATGATGGAATTGAATATGGTGTGTCTGTCGGTTATCAGTTTTGA
- a CDS encoding response regulator transcription factor, with product MLILLIEDNRLLSSNIIQYLELSGIECDYAFNLAQADMLISRQQFDAIILDLNLPDGDGIKACERWKAQCITSPVIMLTARSSLKERLSGFAVGADDYLVKPFAMEELVARLKVVAQRRPAPQRLTIGDLEIDFGNHLVYRQGLLLTLSKTGWQILALLARRSPETVSREEIERLIWPDSIPDSDSLRSHVHLLRRVLDKPFEHQLLHTIRGVGLSLRDDTDASS from the coding sequence ATGTTGATATTACTGATTGAGGATAATCGGCTGTTATCAAGTAACATCATTCAATATCTTGAGTTAAGTGGCATTGAGTGTGATTACGCATTTAATTTAGCCCAAGCAGATATGCTCATTAGCCGGCAACAATTTGACGCTATTATCCTGGATCTTAATTTACCGGACGGTGATGGAATAAAAGCGTGTGAACGGTGGAAAGCACAGTGCATTACTTCACCCGTGATTATGTTAACTGCACGCAGTAGCCTTAAAGAACGTTTGAGTGGGTTTGCGGTTGGGGCTGACGATTACCTAGTAAAGCCTTTTGCGATGGAAGAGTTGGTTGCACGACTAAAAGTGGTCGCCCAGCGTCGACCTGCGCCTCAACGTCTCACCATCGGTGATCTCGAAATAGATTTTGGGAATCATCTGGTTTATCGCCAAGGACTATTGCTTACGTTATCTAAAACAGGTTGGCAGATCTTAGCGTTATTAGCGCGGCGCAGCCCAGAAACGGTCAGTCGAGAAGAAATTGAGCGATTGATTTGGCCTGATAGTATTCCGGATAGTGATAGCCTACGCAGCCATGTTCATCTTCTACGTAGAGTGCTCGATAAGCCCTTCGAACACCAATTGCTGCATACGATTCGTGGGGTTGGATTAAGTCTTAGAGATGACACTGATGCAAGTTCCTAA
- a CDS encoding S9 family peptidase codes for MKRILPLLLLWLSLPLLAQTVPQLPVEAFASIPDVSSVQLSPDGKKIASIVRVDQPKLKGTVVSILDLETGNKDYAIHTDNQKFVLLSLQWANDNTLLISAKFPANRYGTPTTETRLVKYDLTTRKTTSVLARSVIDRLSWIPQHQGQIIDMMPDDPDNILLSLDGMGEEVGEDSVMRVNLSQGKSAFIQNSKRKIIGWITDRQHKVRISIYNDDTEYRIYEQPEQKTEPRLLWTFKAFSDESVWPLGFDADPNILFVRAYHQGFEAIFKVNLTDPKLTKELVYANEDTDVEGNLIYSELKKKVIGISEGDGEEYTFWDPEYAGLQNGLKAVLPNAHNYITQFSADERRYIVYSTSSTQPGTYYFGDRDEKALFPIADRYSQLSSEQLADTHYLSYEARDKLKIDAYLTVPKGLEAKQLPTIIFPHGGPISYDSNDFDYWAQFFANRGYAVFRMNFRGSAGYGYEFMKAGLKSWGLEMQNDVEDGTRYLINQGISDPQRICIVGASYGGYAALMGAAMTPDLYRCAVSVAGVTDVAYLVKSSRRFTNYEVVKEQIGDDFSALYERSPVSKADKITIPVLLLHGDKDRVVKVQHSREMFDELKSRKKNVEYIELENGDHYLSNNDHRLTTFKALDKFLADNLKTQL; via the coding sequence ATGAAAAGGATTTTACCTTTGTTACTCCTGTGGCTAAGCCTGCCACTGCTTGCCCAAACCGTACCACAGCTTCCGGTCGAGGCCTTTGCCAGTATTCCCGATGTCAGCTCTGTCCAACTGTCGCCCGATGGAAAAAAAATTGCCTCTATCGTTCGGGTAGACCAGCCCAAACTTAAGGGCACAGTGGTCAGTATTCTCGATTTAGAAACGGGCAACAAAGACTACGCGATTCATACCGATAACCAGAAGTTTGTCCTGCTGTCATTACAGTGGGCAAATGACAACACTTTGCTGATCAGCGCTAAGTTTCCGGCAAATCGCTATGGCACACCGACGACCGAAACTCGCTTGGTGAAGTACGATTTAACCACGCGAAAAACCACGAGCGTGCTCGCCCGTAGCGTCATCGACCGACTCAGTTGGATCCCCCAACATCAGGGACAGATTATCGATATGATGCCGGATGACCCTGATAATATCTTGCTCTCCCTCGATGGTATGGGCGAAGAAGTGGGTGAAGACAGCGTAATGAGAGTCAATCTCTCTCAGGGTAAATCTGCGTTTATTCAAAACTCTAAACGTAAAATCATCGGCTGGATTACCGACAGGCAGCACAAGGTGCGTATCTCCATCTATAACGATGACACTGAATATAGGATCTACGAACAGCCGGAACAAAAAACGGAGCCACGCCTGCTCTGGACCTTTAAAGCCTTCTCCGATGAGAGTGTCTGGCCACTGGGCTTCGATGCGGATCCCAACATCTTGTTCGTACGCGCCTATCACCAAGGCTTTGAAGCTATCTTCAAGGTGAATTTAACCGATCCTAAGCTCACTAAGGAGCTAGTGTACGCCAACGAAGATACCGATGTTGAAGGCAATCTCATCTATTCGGAACTTAAGAAAAAAGTCATTGGGATCAGTGAAGGTGACGGCGAGGAATATACCTTCTGGGATCCTGAATATGCGGGTCTGCAAAATGGACTGAAAGCGGTATTGCCCAATGCCCATAACTACATTACCCAATTTAGCGCGGATGAACGCCGCTATATCGTCTACTCCACCAGTTCGACGCAACCTGGTACCTATTACTTCGGCGATAGGGATGAAAAGGCACTGTTTCCGATTGCCGACAGATATAGTCAGCTAAGTAGCGAGCAACTCGCCGACACTCACTATCTGAGCTACGAAGCGCGGGATAAACTCAAAATCGATGCTTACCTGACAGTGCCAAAGGGTTTGGAGGCCAAGCAACTACCCACCATTATCTTCCCCCACGGCGGCCCCATAAGTTACGACAGTAACGACTTCGATTATTGGGCGCAGTTTTTCGCCAACCGTGGCTACGCGGTATTTCGAATGAACTTTAGGGGCTCGGCGGGCTACGGCTATGAGTTTATGAAGGCCGGCCTCAAAAGCTGGGGGCTCGAAATGCAAAACGATGTGGAAGATGGAACACGTTACCTAATCAATCAAGGGATTAGCGATCCACAGCGTATCTGTATCGTCGGCGCGAGTTATGGTGGTTATGCCGCCTTAATGGGCGCGGCGATGACACCTGATCTGTACCGCTGCGCGGTCAGTGTGGCTGGCGTAACAGATGTGGCTTACCTAGTGAAATCCAGTCGCCGTTTTACCAATTATGAAGTCGTTAAAGAACAAATTGGCGATGATTTTAGCGCCCTCTATGAACGCTCACCCGTTAGTAAAGCCGATAAGATCACCATCCCGGTATTACTACTGCATGGCGATAAGGACCGAGTGGTTAAGGTGCAACATAGTCGCGAAATGTTTGACGAACTGAAATCACGTAAGAAAAACGTCGAATATATTGAGCTCGAAAATGGTGACCATTATTTAAGCAATAATGACCATAGGTTAACCACCTTTAAGGCGCTCGATAAGTTTTTAGCCGACAACCTGAAAACCCAACTGTGA
- a CDS encoding sensor histidine kinase, with protein sequence MQVPKLSLKRSYQVWGVIFLLITLAVNSFIPLCMMCAGMISMHKITVHNAGQSAELILELAESTQSHKPSVKQPILKTDNLTVYANWHELPSNIRALTNNKALSDTNKIVYEHAEGPYVDALSVYYTKDNIALYIWLHINVTHDLQFAPKNMTAILLLILITFSASAGLAFYMQSKVITPIRQISHAIKQHDWIGGKKLRLPEQEYAELRAIVDALDNSILQLQEAQLRELNFLRFASHELRTPVAICQSSFEILTLQQGELTGATLNASQATGQMKSLIETLLWLTNKECVVMEKEVVAIYPLLFNIVEEQKRVHGLDRNIQLVTDSTRLLVPLHPLRIVISNLLRNSMEHGGANIHITQSGHSIEIVNSYSGQGNSGFGLGLLLVRRLAQQLGWIFEISSENNLFISRLEIK encoded by the coding sequence ATGCAAGTTCCTAAGCTTAGCCTTAAGCGAAGCTACCAAGTATGGGGTGTTATTTTCCTATTAATCACATTAGCGGTTAATAGCTTTATCCCTCTCTGCATGATGTGTGCCGGGATGATTTCGATGCATAAAATCACGGTTCATAATGCGGGGCAATCTGCTGAATTAATATTAGAATTAGCTGAAAGCACTCAGTCGCATAAACCTTCAGTTAAACAACCCATTCTAAAAACGGATAATCTTACCGTCTATGCTAATTGGCATGAGCTCCCTTCGAACATTCGGGCACTGACTAATAATAAAGCCCTCTCTGATACTAATAAGATTGTATATGAGCATGCTGAAGGCCCCTATGTTGATGCATTAAGTGTGTATTACACGAAAGATAATATAGCTCTCTATATTTGGTTGCATATCAATGTAACCCATGATTTACAATTTGCACCCAAAAATATGACGGCAATTTTACTTCTGATATTAATTACTTTTTCTGCGAGTGCTGGTCTTGCTTTTTATATGCAAAGTAAAGTGATCACTCCTATTCGTCAGATTAGCCATGCAATAAAGCAGCATGATTGGATTGGTGGGAAAAAATTAAGGTTACCCGAACAGGAATATGCTGAGTTAAGGGCAATTGTTGATGCCTTAGATAACTCGATATTACAACTCCAGGAAGCTCAGCTGCGAGAGTTAAATTTTTTACGCTTTGCTAGCCATGAGTTACGTACACCCGTTGCGATATGTCAGTCATCATTTGAAATTCTTACCCTGCAACAAGGAGAACTCACTGGTGCAACTCTAAATGCTTCTCAAGCAACAGGGCAAATGAAGTCACTTATTGAAACATTACTCTGGCTAACGAATAAAGAATGCGTTGTTATGGAGAAGGAGGTAGTAGCTATCTATCCCTTGCTTTTTAATATTGTTGAGGAGCAAAAACGAGTGCATGGACTAGATCGAAATATACAGTTAGTGACAGATAGCACACGATTATTAGTACCGCTGCATCCGCTACGAATTGTTATCAGTAATTTGTTAAGAAATAGCATGGAGCATGGTGGTGCTAATATACATATCACTCAAAGTGGACATTCAATAGAGATAGTTAACTCGTATAGTGGACAAGGCAATAGTGGTTTTGGGCTAGGTTTACTGTTGGTCAGGCGGTTAGCGCAACAATTAGGGTGGATTTTTGAAATATCATCAGAAAATAATCTGTTTATATCAAGGTTAGAAATAAAATAA
- the nfuA gene encoding Fe-S biogenesis protein NfuA has translation MITISDAAQAHFVKLLADQPEGTHIRVFVISPGTAQAECGVSYCPPDAVESDDIELEFNGFSAMVDEKSAPFLEEASIDFVTDQLGSQLTLKAPNAKMRKVASDAPLAERVEYVIQSEINPQLASHGGNIMLVEITQEGVAVLQFGGGCNGCSQVDITLKDGIEKQLLDMFPGELSGVSDVTDHQHGAHSYA, from the coding sequence ATGATTACTATTTCCGATGCGGCTCAGGCCCATTTTGTAAAGTTGTTAGCCGATCAACCTGAAGGCACTCATATTCGCGTATTTGTGATCAGTCCTGGTACCGCACAAGCCGAGTGTGGCGTGTCTTACTGCCCGCCTGACGCTGTTGAAAGCGATGATATTGAATTAGAATTCAATGGCTTTAGCGCTATGGTTGACGAGAAGAGTGCGCCTTTCTTAGAAGAAGCCTCAATCGACTTCGTGACCGACCAATTAGGTTCGCAATTAACCCTTAAAGCCCCTAACGCTAAAATGCGTAAAGTGGCTTCCGATGCGCCTTTAGCCGAGCGTGTTGAATATGTGATCCAATCTGAAATCAACCCACAACTGGCAAGCCATGGTGGTAACATCATGTTGGTTGAAATCACCCAAGAAGGCGTAGCAGTACTGCAGTTTGGTGGCGGTTGTAACGGTTGTTCACAGGTCGATATCACTTTAAAAGATGGTATCGAGAAGCAACTATTAGATATGTTCCCAGGTGAACTCTCTGGTGTGAGCGATGTGACCGATCACCAACACGGCGCGCATTCTTACGCTTAA
- a CDS encoding helix-turn-helix transcriptional regulator → MEAKQALSNANRVSTLQDVIQEISASLKLHGFSGFWFQGIPHCAYENYHFPKDTSLFSPTALRKPIASVASSPVVAQLQRFYLNQVAASDANFGFSLDTSKPYAYKFISEKNNKASVLFNKHNIQTVLSWPIACHKQCRWTGRFILLSHRNNSDLMLDGLADTLKDAQHKLFEFNKPQFNPFLQSPLIKENARDILKMVANGLQNDEISTQLPISVRGVEYHMETMRKKFGAANRANLVHLAHQYELI, encoded by the coding sequence ATGGAAGCTAAACAGGCTCTATCAAATGCAAATAGGGTATCGACGTTACAAGACGTTATTCAGGAAATTAGTGCTTCATTGAAACTGCACGGTTTTAGTGGTTTTTGGTTTCAGGGGATCCCACACTGTGCTTATGAAAACTATCATTTTCCGAAAGATACCAGTTTATTTTCCCCTACGGCATTGCGTAAACCGATCGCTAGCGTAGCTTCTTCACCTGTGGTTGCTCAATTACAGCGCTTTTATTTAAATCAAGTGGCCGCTAGTGATGCTAATTTTGGTTTTTCACTCGACACATCAAAACCCTACGCATATAAATTTATAAGTGAAAAAAACAATAAGGCAAGCGTACTGTTTAATAAGCACAATATTCAGACTGTCCTGAGTTGGCCTATTGCGTGTCACAAGCAATGTCGTTGGACTGGTCGTTTTATACTACTGAGTCACCGAAATAATTCAGACCTAATGTTAGACGGATTAGCAGATACGTTAAAGGATGCGCAACACAAACTATTTGAATTCAACAAACCCCAATTCAATCCATTTTTACAAAGTCCCCTGATAAAAGAAAATGCCAGAGATATTTTGAAAATGGTTGCAAATGGTTTACAAAACGATGAAATTTCTACTCAGCTCCCGATAAGTGTTAGAGGAGTTGAATATCATATGGAAACCATGCGGAAAAAATTTGGTGCAGCTAATAGGGCAAACTTGGTTCATTTGGCGCACCAATATGAGTTGATTTAA
- the urdA gene encoding urocanate reductase has product MHYKQSIIGLAITALIVVAGCQVTHQIVKSQGTAQGKHGEVQVETTFKDGHIVAIDVLKQKENKVLAGAVFRDVKQAIIDNNSVDVDGITGATVTSNALKEAVSKSIEAAGVTLAAVAAAKKTEAVTPTEYTYDVVVIGSGGAGFSAGLEAMAAGRTAVIIEKMPIVGGNSLISGAEMNVAGSWVQKNMGITDSKELFISDTLKGGDFKGDPEMVKTMADNAVEAAEWLRDYVKVEFYPDQLFQFGGHSVKRALIPKGHTGAEVISKFSIKAEEVGLPIHTNTKAERLLQDQTGRVVGVEATHNGKTITYHAKRGVIVATGGFSSNMEMRKKYNPELDERYGSTGHSGGTGDGIVMAEKIHAAAKNMGYIQSYPICSPTSGAIALIADARFFGAVLINQNGERFVEELDRRDVISQAILAQPGRYTYVLWNQAIEDVAHTVEMHQGELKEFTKDGLMYKVDTLEEAAKVFNIPEDKLLATIKDVNHYAATGKDEAFNHRSGLVDLSKGPYWILKATPSVHHTMGGLVVDTHTRVLDEKGNIIPGLFAAGEVTGLTHGTNRLGGNAYTDIIVFGRIAGQEAAK; this is encoded by the coding sequence ATGCATTATAAACAATCCATCATAGGTCTTGCTATTACTGCACTCATTGTGGTCGCGGGTTGTCAAGTGACACATCAAATAGTCAAAAGCCAAGGCACGGCTCAAGGTAAGCATGGCGAAGTGCAGGTTGAAACGACATTTAAAGACGGTCATATCGTTGCGATTGATGTACTCAAGCAAAAGGAAAATAAAGTTCTTGCGGGAGCAGTATTTCGTGATGTGAAGCAGGCGATTATTGACAATAATTCTGTCGATGTTGACGGTATTACTGGGGCGACAGTGACATCGAATGCACTTAAAGAGGCCGTCAGTAAAAGTATCGAAGCCGCAGGCGTCACATTGGCAGCAGTTGCTGCCGCAAAAAAAACGGAAGCTGTGACACCGACCGAATATACCTATGACGTTGTGGTGATTGGTTCGGGTGGGGCTGGATTTAGTGCGGGCTTAGAGGCTATGGCTGCAGGTCGAACGGCAGTGATTATTGAAAAAATGCCGATCGTTGGTGGTAACTCATTGATTTCTGGCGCTGAGATGAATGTGGCCGGAAGCTGGGTACAGAAAAACATGGGTATAACTGATAGCAAAGAGTTGTTTATCAGCGATACCTTAAAAGGTGGGGACTTTAAGGGCGATCCCGAAATGGTTAAGACCATGGCAGACAATGCCGTCGAGGCCGCAGAGTGGTTAAGGGATTATGTAAAAGTTGAGTTTTATCCCGACCAATTATTCCAGTTTGGTGGACATAGCGTTAAACGGGCTTTAATCCCTAAAGGCCACACCGGTGCTGAAGTGATCAGTAAGTTTTCTATTAAAGCTGAAGAAGTTGGTTTACCCATTCATACCAACACCAAAGCGGAGCGATTACTTCAAGATCAAACGGGGCGGGTTGTTGGCGTCGAGGCGACTCACAATGGTAAAACCATCACTTATCATGCTAAACGCGGTGTGATTGTTGCCACTGGTGGCTTCTCATCAAATATGGAAATGCGTAAGAAATACAACCCTGAGTTAGATGAACGCTACGGCAGTACGGGACATTCAGGTGGTACTGGTGATGGGATTGTTATGGCGGAGAAGATTCACGCGGCTGCTAAAAACATGGGCTATATCCAGTCATACCCTATTTGTAGCCCTACATCAGGTGCGATTGCGCTGATTGCCGATGCACGTTTTTTCGGAGCTGTGCTAATTAACCAGAATGGTGAGCGTTTTGTGGAAGAACTGGACCGCCGAGATGTGATTTCACAGGCCATACTGGCACAGCCAGGACGTTATACCTATGTGTTATGGAATCAAGCTATCGAGGACGTTGCCCATACGGTTGAAATGCACCAAGGCGAACTGAAAGAATTTACCAAAGATGGGCTAATGTACAAGGTTGATACCTTAGAGGAAGCCGCTAAAGTATTTAATATTCCTGAAGATAAGCTATTAGCAACGATTAAAGACGTCAATCATTATGCCGCGACTGGCAAGGATGAAGCCTTTAACCATCGCTCTGGTTTAGTCGATTTAAGCAAAGGACCATATTGGATTTTAAAAGCGACTCCTTCTGTGCACCACACTATGGGGGGACTTGTGGTTGATACTCACACTCGTGTGCTAGATGAAAAAGGAAATATTATTCCTGGTTTGTTTGCCGCAGGTGAAGTGACAGGCTTAACCCACGGTACAAACCGACTAGGTGGTAATGCGTACACAGATATTATTGTGTTTGGTCGTATTGCAGGCCAAGAAGCCGCTAAGTAG
- the bioH gene encoding pimeloyl-ACP methyl ester esterase BioH, which translates to MNSATPAHHPQLHIDTRGQGPDLVMLHGWGVNSAVFTPLHEQLSEYRVHYVDLPGFGLSQPIAGGLSTWVDALIHVLPANAIWAGWSLGGLVATQAAISYPSHVRGLMTIASSPCFMAREEEAWPGIPPQVLSMFGEQLGQNLPKTIERFLAIQAMGSETAKDDIKQLRDLVLARPLPDAAALTQGLDMLNQIDLRPHLSAIQQPWLRIWGRLDGLVPKRVQPQMPTASHITDVMLAKASHAPFVSHREEFLQAITPWLAQFKD; encoded by the coding sequence GTGAACTCTGCGACGCCAGCCCATCATCCGCAACTGCATATCGACACCCGAGGCCAAGGGCCGGATCTGGTCATGCTTCACGGTTGGGGCGTTAATAGCGCCGTCTTCACGCCGCTCCATGAGCAGCTTTCTGAGTATAGAGTCCACTATGTCGATCTGCCGGGCTTTGGCTTAAGCCAGCCAATCGCGGGTGGTTTATCGACTTGGGTGGATGCGCTAATTCATGTCTTACCCGCCAATGCGATTTGGGCTGGCTGGTCACTGGGTGGATTAGTAGCCACCCAAGCCGCCATAAGCTACCCATCCCATGTCAGAGGATTAATGACTATCGCCTCCTCGCCCTGTTTTATGGCAAGGGAGGAAGAAGCATGGCCCGGCATTCCACCGCAGGTGCTCAGCATGTTTGGCGAGCAGCTTGGGCAAAATTTACCAAAAACGATTGAGCGCTTTTTAGCAATTCAGGCCATGGGCAGCGAAACCGCCAAAGACGATATTAAGCAGCTGCGGGATTTAGTCTTAGCACGCCCGCTACCCGATGCAGCGGCCTTAACTCAAGGTTTGGATATGTTGAACCAAATCGATCTTAGGCCACATCTCTCGGCGATACAGCAACCTTGGCTGCGGATCTGGGGTCGACTCGATGGACTCGTGCCCAAACGCGTTCAACCTCAAATGCCCACCGCCAGTCACATCACTGATGTCATGCTTGCCAAGGCATCCCACGCACCATTTGTGTCCCACAGGGAAGAATTCTTGCAGGCAATCACACCTTGGCTGGCGCAATTCAAGGACTAG
- a CDS encoding ComF family protein gives MSGDSKWTWSQQGAKLLRIVSHLGQRYLAGSLPNRCLLCHQSLNAKEAGFCQVCLQTGLYHSPICLGCGKSMPLELEYCGECLRHQPRKVIAPCSYHQGFGPWIAAIKYQGQLAALPILCQALVARIGQLEQQDLITLPQAIVPVPLHPNRLRQRGFNQAWLIAHELSKQLSLPLVSDGLIRRQDTRPQAGLNGAQRRRNLQDAFELNADFAYQRIALVDDVVTTGTTVAEIARLFEARYIQVQIWCLARAEAPGLLEAFEE, from the coding sequence ATGTCGGGCGATAGCAAATGGACTTGGTCGCAACAGGGGGCGAAGCTGTTACGCATAGTTTCGCATTTGGGGCAGCGTTACTTGGCGGGCAGTTTACCTAACCGCTGCTTACTGTGCCACCAATCCCTCAATGCAAAGGAAGCCGGATTTTGTCAGGTATGCCTGCAAACGGGCTTATATCACAGCCCAATTTGTTTAGGTTGTGGAAAATCCATGCCGCTTGAACTCGAATATTGCGGTGAGTGCCTAAGGCATCAACCGCGAAAAGTCATCGCACCTTGCAGCTATCATCAAGGCTTTGGTCCTTGGATAGCGGCCATTAAATATCAGGGGCAACTCGCCGCTCTACCCATATTGTGCCAAGCCTTAGTGGCGCGCATTGGTCAGCTCGAACAGCAAGACTTAATCACTCTTCCGCAGGCCATAGTGCCAGTCCCTTTACATCCCAATCGGCTGCGCCAACGTGGATTTAATCAAGCATGGTTAATTGCCCATGAATTATCGAAGCAGCTCTCGCTGCCACTGGTCAGTGACGGATTAATTCGGCGGCAGGATACGCGCCCACAAGCCGGACTCAATGGCGCACAGCGCCGGCGAAATCTACAGGATGCTTTCGAGTTAAACGCTGATTTTGCCTATCAACGGATTGCGCTGGTGGACGATGTGGTCACCACGGGGACCACAGTGGCAGAAATTGCCCGCTTGTTCGAGGCGCGATATATACAAGTGCAAATATGGTGCCTCGCCAGAGCCGAAGCACCGGGTTTATTGGAAGCGTTTGAGGAGTAG
- a CDS encoding MATE family efflux transporter: MTTAKSTALALLLNGTKNRQLLALALPMILSNITVPLLGLVDTAVIGHLSDAYYLGGVALGSTIITLIIWLLGFLRMATTGLVAQAYGANDLNAQLKLLVQGAMLATGLGIAVILLQIPILNLSLSLSEASVEVERYCREYFQVRVWSTPFALLNLVMLGWLLGRQQPKAAMWQLIFANVANIILDVLFVIGFGWDVKGAALASVCADITAFSVALYMVLQQLKLSSQFTFGHLRIHLTFVGYGQLLRLNTDIFIRSLCLQAAFAFMTFHGAGLGDNTVAANAVLLNLLLLIAYALDGIAYYAEAEVGKAYGQKRTQPLREAVLLAWCWSAISALGFSLIFYLFGDRIIGLLTNIDEVRTTAQIYLPWLILLPLWSFSSYLFDGVYIGAAKGKVMRNSMIIATFGAFFPAWYLLQSLLPSEQANHALWAAMTAFMLTRSLTLATHYRFSKAFILN, translated from the coding sequence ATGACTACCGCAAAATCCACCGCACTCGCGCTCCTGTTGAATGGCACCAAGAATCGCCAGCTGCTCGCGCTTGCCCTGCCGATGATCCTATCCAATATCACGGTTCCACTGTTGGGATTAGTCGATACGGCTGTCATCGGGCATTTAAGTGACGCCTATTATTTAGGGGGCGTTGCACTCGGGTCAACGATTATCACATTAATCATTTGGTTATTAGGCTTTTTACGGATGGCGACCACGGGATTGGTCGCACAGGCCTATGGCGCAAATGATCTTAACGCCCAATTAAAATTGCTAGTCCAAGGCGCCATGTTGGCGACAGGGCTGGGTATCGCGGTGATCCTATTGCAGATCCCGATACTGAATTTATCGCTTAGCCTCTCCGAGGCGAGTGTCGAAGTGGAGCGTTATTGCCGAGAATATTTTCAAGTCCGCGTTTGGTCGACGCCATTCGCCCTGCTCAACTTAGTGATGCTCGGCTGGCTCCTTGGCAGACAACAACCTAAGGCGGCCATGTGGCAGCTTATCTTCGCCAACGTAGCCAATATTATCCTCGATGTACTGTTTGTAATCGGATTTGGCTGGGACGTTAAAGGAGCGGCACTCGCCTCAGTATGTGCGGATATCACCGCCTTTAGCGTTGCGCTCTACATGGTATTACAACAACTTAAACTGTCGTCTCAGTTTACATTTGGCCACTTGCGTATCCATCTAACGTTTGTCGGTTACGGCCAGCTGCTTAGGCTCAATACAGATATTTTTATCCGCAGCCTGTGCCTGCAAGCCGCCTTCGCCTTTATGACCTTTCACGGTGCGGGCCTTGGGGATAATACGGTCGCAGCCAATGCGGTGTTATTGAATTTACTGTTATTAATCGCCTACGCCCTCGATGGCATTGCCTATTATGCCGAGGCGGAAGTGGGCAAAGCCTACGGACAAAAACGCACACAACCACTGCGCGAAGCAGTACTCCTGGCTTGGTGTTGGTCCGCCATCTCTGCATTGGGTTTCAGTCTGATATTTTATCTTTTCGGCGACCGTATCATCGGGCTGCTAACCAATATTGATGAGGTGAGAACCACAGCGCAAATTTATCTGCCTTGGCTGATATTACTGCCGCTTTGGTCTTTTAGTTCCTATCTGTTTGATGGGGTTTATATTGGCGCCGCTAAGGGTAAAGTGATGCGTAACAGTATGATTATCGCTACATTTGGCGCCTTCTTCCCGGCATGGTATTTGCTGCAGTCGCTGTTACCTTCCGAGCAGGCTAACCATGCACTATGGGCGGCCATGACGGCCTTTATGCTAACGCGCAGCCTCACCCTAGCGACACATTACCGCTTTAGCAAGGCATTTATTCTTAATTAG